The nucleotide window GTCCGTACGAAGCCTGGCATTATCAAGATCCGCAGTGGTGATGGCCCGTCGCTCTCCTATGGATGCCGACCCAAGTAATGTCAGTTCTGCACCCAGGTCATCGGCTGCTGCAACAACAGTTCTCTGTGCGTCAAACACCCTGCCCAGTGCTGTTTGCAGATCAAGCCTGTTTGCAAGGGCAAGTTCAGTTGCCGTACGGGTATCCAGCTCCAGGAGACCGGCATTGCCCTTATCGGGTTCTGTCAGCCGGACCGGTGCGTCGGCAGGCAGGTTGTTTTGGTCCTGTGCAACCTCCCCTTTTTCTTGAGCAGTTTTGCTTGAAAGCTTGCCGGCCAGAATGTCTGCAAGGTGTTTCAACTCATCCTTATCCAGACTTATATCAGCGTCTGGCGGAAGTCCTATGAGAATTTTAAAAGCATCCATCTGTTGTTTATATTCTTCCCGGGCTGATATCCATCGTTGTCTGGCAACAAGTTCGTTCTGAACCGATTGATCCACCTCTATCTCCTTGAGACGTCCTGCATCAGCCAGACGGCTGCTGCGACGGGTTGAAACGATTCTGCTCCTATAATCTTCCTCAGTGTTTTTTATAGCATCCAATTGTTTGAGAATGGTCAGGTATCTGCTGCCGACCGATACGGCAAACTCTTTTTTGAAGCGTTCAAAATCCATGATGGCATAGACCACATTGCGCTCTGCTTGTTGCAGCGGTTCTGTGACAATGTATTTTGCTGAGCCTCTTAAAAAAGGAATGGACAAGCTTGCATCACCGGCAATTCCAATGGATGAGCTTCCACCTGAAGTAAGAAGTGTGGCCAGATCAATTGCCAGGGCAGTGGTCAGTGTCATTCCGTTTTTAAACTGCCGGGAGCCTTCGGCCTCACTGCTGGTCAAAGTTCCCCTTTGGGATGGTTCTTTTGAGGCATCATAACTTGCAAGACTTTGGATCTGTCCCAAAAGAGTATTTCTAAAGCTGTCCTGTTCAAGGTACAACGCCAGAGCAGCCTGAAAAACAGCCTCTTTTTTTGTCTGGAAATCAGAATTGTTTTGTGCGCCGATTTCCAGAGCCTGCAACAGTTTTATTTCCAATTGTCCGGTTAAAACAGGCAACCTCTGATTCCCGGCTTTTGGAAATTTTGGAAAACCGGGTTCCGGCCAGTGATCCACAGGCGACAATTGATCCGTGCCCAAAGATACAGGGCCTGTGACAGGAAGGGATGCATGCTCAAACAATTGCCTGCGAAGCATGTCGCCGGGCCGGTCAATACTGAATTTTTTTTTCATGCCCAAGACCTGTTCCTGCTTTTCAGCAATTATATCCAGGGCTTTTTCATCCATATCAACTCTATATGCGCCGGGCGTCTGACATCCTGTAAAAATCATGACTGCCGCCCATATCAAAATCAGGGCCGAACATGATTTTCCCGCCTCCTGGATCAGGAACGTCACAAACCGACTGAATGTCTTCTGCTTTATCCGACAAACTGGATAATCACCAGAATCAATTAGTAGAGTAAGTTTATTCATATTTAGTTCCATTACATCTCACGTTTCGCTCTTTGACAATCGAAAATAATTGTTTATTCTCACTTTTAATGTAGTGAGAGGCTTTAGTCAACATTCGCATCAGGTTGTGTTGTTATGACAAATATCCTTTTTGATTAGAATTGTACGAATTAAAATATTACGGGGAATGTCTAATAGTTTGAAATAGTAATGGCCGATTTTTTTTTAAAATCAAGGCTGTCACCATAAAAATGCCGTTTGAAAGACATTTGAGGTAATAATTGGAAATATTTCCTTGTAAAGATGGGATTCAGTTTGTGATAAAATTCTAACGTTAACAATATTTTTTGTCCTATAGCTTTGTTGTACCGGGCTATTTCCCAAAGTTTTTTTTCATTCATAAAAAGTCTTTTGACAACGGAATTAAAATCATTTTCCAATGTTGATGTAGCATACTGATTCAGGAAACCAGCATTCAAAAATTCATTTTTAAAACGTTCACTTGCTTTGCCTTTTTTTACAAAATCCACTCCCGACTTTCCATATCTGAAATTAACCGGGTTTATGCGTTTCCAGGAAGAATCTGTGAAAAAACTTTTATGATTGCGTAACAGGATGCTTGAAAATTCTGCATGAAACAGTTTTTCTACAAAATCATTGGTATATCCTTTGGACAGTCCGCTATTCGCAATATAAATCCTATTATGCGAGTTTGTTCCGCTTGTTGAAACACCAAAGTAAGATAATTTATGAACTATATAAACTTTCGTTAAGTTCTCCCTGACAAGATAGGCAGGATACTTTTGAATGGCAAGCTTAATTATTTCCAAGGATCTAACTATTTCATCTTCAGAAATCTTCATCGCTTTTGCATTGATTTTTTTAGATCGCCAATTTTTTGGAAACATATCTGCTTCAATATTCCAAATAATTTGAACGTTTGTGGATGGATGTAAATAAGAATCAGCATAAGATTTCGTTGCTGTAGCAGCGAAAAAAACGCTACTAATTAGGTGCAAACAAATAAAATATAGTATGGCTGATTTCATTATAAATCTATACGATAAGTGTTAAGCCACGCTGATATCACCAGATTAAAGAGTGGCGAAATAGCGAAAAGTATCGCTTTAATTCACACCTCGCTTGTTTCAACATTAAATTTAGAAAACAGCTGATAAGCAGAACTTTTGAAGAAGCCATGCCAGCACATAAAAAGGATTTTTTTGACTTAAGTCTTTCAGCAGATTAGAAGTGATAACGAACAATTAATTTCAAATTTCAAAAAGCGAAACATGAGTTAACAAATTACTTAAAATGATCTAAATAAAATATTTTTTAGTTTCTGTGTACTTTAAAAGCAATATAAGTGCCGACAAACCAATTGATTATTTCTTTGCCATATTATCAATAGCGCCTAAATGAAAGATAGGCTATAATATCAAATACTTATAACTTATATGTTTTTTTAAAGCTTGGTTGATATTATGAGAAAGTTTAATCTGTCATTGCATGACTGATGTGATAGTATGGGATAATATTTACATAAAAAATAATAATTTATTTCACAAAAGCATGACATGCTGATCAACAATAAATAATTTTGTTGCAACAAAAAAAAAGCGGTATCGGTTGAAAAAAATTCATAATTTAATTCCTTCCCACCACAAAATATTTTACTGTCTTAAAAACTCAAATTTTCTTGATTCATAAAACACTTGTATTTTGATGAGACATAAAGCATTAATACAAAACTGTATCGCAATGCTTTCATGGAACGATCAAACCCAAGTACACGGGTAAAATTCTAAATTTTTGACCTGTGGCATAAAACTTGTATTGATCGTTTTTGAAAAAACCGGACGGTTATCAATAATTTAACAACCAAACAAAGGAGGCTCTATGGCAGAAGAGGTAAAGGCCGGATGTGCAAGACCATCAGGCGGACCTGTAGAAGAAATCACCCTTGAAGAATCAAATGAAACCCAAACCCCAAAGAAAGGAACCAAACTTATGATGCAACTTGGTAAAAAAGCGCCGGATTTTACTGCACCCGGTTATCAGAATGGAAATTTCATCAATATAAACCTGTCGGATTATTTAGGAAAATGGGTTCTGCTTTGCTTTTATCCGGGTGATTTTACATTTGTCTGAGCAACTGAAATTTCAGCAGTTGCTGAAAAATATGCAGAATATCAGAAACTGGGAGTGGAAGTATTGTCCATAAGCGTTGACAGTATGTTCGTACACAAAATGTGGAATGATAACGAGCTGTCCAAAATGGTAGACGGAGGAGTCCCGTTTCCCATGCTGTCTGATGCCGGCGGGAGAGTAGGACAGGTCTATGGTGTTTATGATCAAGACGCTGGTGTGGAAATGAGAGGAAGATTTATTATTGATCCCGACGGTGTTGTCCAGGGATATGAAGTATTAACGCCCCCTGTTGGAAGAAATATAAATGAAACATTGCGGCAGGTTCAAGCGTTCCAGCTTGTACGGGAATCCAAAGGCACGCAGGCAACACCTTCCGGATGGAAACCGGGTAAAATAACCCTCAAACCCGGACCTGATCTGGTCGGCAATGTGTGGAAGGAATGGAAAACAACCATGGCCTTTGATTAGCAGAAAATTAGCAGAAAATTAATATGTTTTTTTCAAATTGGTCACCTGCTGGGTGACCAATTTGAAAAACCCGCCCCCCATCCTGACTAAATGATTCAAACCCGTCTCATCCAAGCAGAAACCTTGACCTCTATCAATTGATTTGATAATCCTTTCTCAGATTAGTAATCAATCGTCTAAAGGAGAAGTCTGTGATACTCTGGTTCAAATCAAATAATTTATCAGATAAAAGACTGAGCCATATTTCCTTATGAGAAGAAGCTATGAAAATACTGAGGCATATTGGTTCAATAACTTTTGTAATCGGATTTTTTCAGCATTTGTTTTAATCTTGTATCAAGTTGACATTTGCCGATATAAAAACTGCCGTATCAGCGGATAATGCAGGGAATAATAACACACAGGAAACAGCGTGGGAAAAAAAAATGAACACATCATGCCCGGCAAAAAAAAACAGATCGTCCGTATTTCAATCGGCAGAAAACTGATAATTGCATTTTTACTTCTTTCCATTGTTCCAATGTCTACTGTCGCCTATTATAATCTGACCCAAAGCCGCAATGAGGTTACCCGGCTTGCCAAAAGTGAATTGGAAGACCTGTCTTACCATACCGCCCGATTCATTGATCAATTGCTCGTGGAAAATCAGCGCAATGCAGCAAACCTGGCGGGCAATCCGACAATTGTACAATTTATGTCAGAATCAGGCAAGAACAGCCTGCCCTTAAAAGAAAAAACTTACCAAGTCCTCCAAAATTTTGTTGACAATCATCCGGATTACAATGCACCCGGCCTTTTTGATGCCAACGGGATTGTTCTGGCTTCGCTGACTGATATTCTTGTGGGCAAGAACCGTTCCTTTCGCGATTATTTCCAGATTTCCATAACAGGGCAACCCTACATCTCCGATATTCTTGTCGGACGGTCTACCAGGCAGCCGGGAGTCTTCTTGAGCCACCCCGTCAAATCATCACAAGGAAAAATCCTGGGCATCAATATAGCATGGCTTAAAGCTGATACTATTTGGAAAATCATTGATGATATTCATGTGGGCAAAAAGAAATTTGCTTATTTAATTGATCAAGACGGAGTGATCATTGCCCACCCCAACCGGGATCTTTTATATCACAGTCTTGGAAAAATCAGCCCCGAATCCGTCTCCACCATATCTTCTACCCTTAGATTTGGCACAATACCCAACACAAAAACACCTTTAATTCCTGAAAGCCTGGGCATGGACCAGCTTGCCTACAAAGTATTATCGATACGAGAATCCGATACATTCCGCTACTATTCACCACTTGATTATAAATATCATATAGCGGGATATTCACGTTTGAAAAAGCAAACCTGGACAGTGGTTGTTGACCTTCCGGAAAGCGAGTTTCTGGCTTCGTTAAACCGGATTAAAACATTGGCATATATCAGTATAGGACTGGTCACAATAATCACGGTTATGATCTCCATATTGCTGGCAAATACTATAACTTTTCCTGTTCGTCGACTGACTGAGACTGCGGCAAAGGTAACTTCTACAACACCATTTAATCCTTCGAGTATTGCAGATGTAACATCCGGTAATGATGAAATCGCTTATCTTGGACAGGTATTAAGTGAAATGGTTCTGTCTTTACAGGCAAGTGAAGAAAATCTCAGAGAAAAAAAACAATTTATTGAATCCATTGTTAATCTTTCCCCAGATATTTTATACATCTACGATATTATTGATAAAAAAAATGTTTACAGCAATAATGGTATCCGGAAAATATTGGGCTTTTCATCAAAAGAAATCCAGGAAATGGGCAATACACTGATTCCGCAGTTAATGCATCCGGATGATTTTAAATTTTATGTGAATCATACCTATCCCAGATATTTTAAAACAGCAGATAATGATTCAATTTTTCATCAAGTCAGGATGAAACACAAAAACGGTTCCTGGCATTGGCTTGATTGTATTGAAATGATTTATTTGCGAGAACCGGACGGCTCCCCCAAACAGATATTTGGAGTCATTCATGATATTACGGCTCAAAAACAGGCGGAAAATGAGAAACTTAAAGCTGAGCAGTATGCTGCAAACCAGGAAAAACAAGCCATTGTCGGGCAGATTGCCGGAAAAATGGCCCATGATTTCAACAATATTCTTGGTATCATCATGGGGAATACCGAACTTTCACTTTTATATTGCAATGACCCGGAAATTACAAAAATTCTTGAATTGATATTTGATCAGACCATCCGAGGCAAAAACCTGACCAAAAATCTGGTTGCTTTTGCCAAAGATCAGGAACCCAAATATGAATTTTTTAACATCAGTGAAAAAATTGATCTGGTTCTAAAACTTTTGAAAAAGGATCTTGAGCAGATTAAGTTAATCAAGGAATATGAACAAGGTATTCCCGACTTGCTTGCTGATCCTGGAATGATAGAACACACCCTGATCAATATGATTCAAAATTCCATACATGCCCTCAGCAACTCAGGACACCCGGAAATTATGATTCGGACTTACTGCCTTGCAGATACCATCTGCATTGAAATAGAAGACAATGGTTGCGGCATACCTGAGGAACACATCAAAAACATCTACGAGCAATCATTTACGCTAAAAGGCAAACAGGATAAAACCAGTTCCTATAAAAAAATAATCAAAGGGACCGGATATGGAATGAGCAATGTAAAAAAATATATTGAGCAACACAAAGGAACGATCCGGGTTGAATCTGAAGTGGGTTTGAGTACAAAATTTACGATCAGCCTGCCCATTATCAATAAAGAATTAACAACAGAAGAAAAAAAAGAAATTTTAATCTCAAAATCGTATTTCAGCAAATATATCCTTCTTGTTGAGGATGAACCGGGCATATCTGATGTTCAATATAAATTACTGAGCAAAGAGCCATTCAATAATAAAGTTGACATTGCGCCAAACGGACAGGTTGCCATTGATCTTTTCGAAAGAAATACCTATGATTTTGTAAGTCTGGATTATATCCTTCCCGGAGAAATAAACGGTTTGGGTGTGTATCGACATATCCGCAAAAAAAATCAAAACATTCCCATACTCTTTCTTTCTGGAAACATAGAATTTTTAGAGTCTATAAAAGAATTGAAACAAAACGATGCCCATATCGACCATCTGTCTAAACCCTGCCGGAATATAGATTATATAAACGGAATAAACAAATTAATGGCGATGGCTCTGGTTTGACATTCAATCAGACCTCATTGACAAAAGCCCTGATTTAAATTTATTTGTCAAAGTATTGCAATGCCTGCCTTTTTCCTAATCAATCAGGAAAAATAAGACGTATTATGTGGCAAGGGGCATGTTAAAAGGATTGCTTCTGCAACATGTCGAAGGGACATGCATGATGCATCGCTGCATTGTTGAATCCAGTCAGAGGCTTCATCTGCAGCAATTTTACGTTGTTGCATAAGCACGTTATTTGCACGCATTAACAGGTCGTGGGTATTCAGTTCTTCCTTTGCAAGCTCTGCTCTCACCATAAGTTCTGTGTTAAAAATTGAAATGGCTGCCTGATCAGCCAAATTACTCATCAGGTTTACCTCTGTTTTAGAAAACTCATGGGGTTTGGTTGTAAAACAGTTCAGTACGCCTAACAATTTATCATTTTTGTATACAATCGGAACGCCTAACATGGAAACAATACCTGATCTGCGGGCCATATCTTTTTCTTTGAATTGCCTGTCCTTTAGTACATCGGCAATGATCAAAGGTTTTTTGTAAGTTGCCACCATGCCCACCACCCCCTGGTTCAATGCCAGAGACTTATGGTAAAAAAGATCTGTATCAATACCCCTGGATGTTTTCAGACGAATTGTCAACGGGTTTTCACGCTTGTCAATCAACCATAAAGAACACGTTGTTATTTGGGTAATAGTTGCGGTGACTGTTACAATCAAATTGAGAACGTCATCAATATATTTTTCATAAGTCATTGCTTCGGAAATTTTAATAATGTCTTGAACCTGGTTTGCCATTACACACATTGCCTCTACCTCACTGTCATTTTCCAATGCAATCTGCATTTTGTATGGTTATTTTATCATACAATCCAGTCACCTTGCGTTAATAGTTTTACGCATTACTATCCGGGCATCAAAACAATTCAAAGTGTTGCAAGATAGGTTGAAAGATTGATTTTCTGATTAGTTATCCCAAGTTTTTTGCGAATATAATTTCTATAGGTTTCTACACTTCTATAGGAAATATTCAGCAGTTTAGCGACTTCCTTGGAGCTGAGTCCGCTTCTGATCATATTGCAAATTTCATTTTCCCGTGGTGTTAGCCTGGGTATTTTTCTTGAAATACTGCTGCCAAAAGAAGATGTCAGTTGTTTTAAATTGTCTTCAAACACCTTAAAATATTCGTCTTCAATATCAGAACCTTTGTTTTGTAATTTTTTTAATAATGGCAACAATAATTCATCAATATTATCCAAAACTCTTTCTTCCAGGTTCTTTTTTTCAGAAATCATCTGATTCATGACCTCACGAAGAGCAATATTTTTATCTTTTAATAATTGGTTCTGTTTCTTCAGCTTTTTTTCACTTTCATAAAGTGCCTTTTCTGCCTGTTTTTGCTCACTGGTGCGTCCTAATCTTTCTGCAATAGCATTGATCAGTGATCTTTCTTCCTTAAGGAACGGTCCCTCATAGAGTTCAGGCTTTTGCTCCCGGTAGCATACGCTCAAAACACCGACAGTCTCACCATACAGGATAATATCTGCGGATTGTTTCCATGGAACTTCCATATAATTTTCAGTAACGAATTGTTTTCCGTTTATGATTAACTGTGCGCAGGTTATTTCCGGATATTGCCATGAACAAGGTATCACCTCGATAACAGCCTGGTATATTTCATTCAATGAGATATCTGCTTTTTCAACAATCTTTGATATGTTGTAAAGACAATTTATCTCTTTTATCCGTTCTTTGAGATCATGGGTCTGCTGTGTAAGCTTTTTTTCCATCTGATTGTGCCGGATCTGTAACGCTTCAAGTTCTGCATTTCTAATGCGTAATGCAGAAACTTGATCTAAAAGTTGTTCATCTAAAAATTGTTCGTCGGTTTTTTTCATTTTTCCATAATAGGGGTTATGATGCTCTTTGAACAAAACTCGTTCAAAGAGCATCAATTCATTAACTAACTGCCACGGGCAGACCTGGCCATTTTATCATACAATCAGGTCACCTTGGCTTGCCTGCAGCAAAACATGAAAATCACTGTTTTAATTTTTCAAGACTTTAAATATAAAAAAGTCACTAAAAAACTATTTTACATTAAATCATCGAAAAATTATACTATTCCTTGATCCTGCATTGCACTCACAACTTTCACAAATCCGGCGATATTGGCTCCGGCCACATAATTGCCGGGTATTCCATATTTATCAGAAGCGTCAACACATGATTTATGAATACTTTTCATTATCCCTTTCAGGCGGCTATCCACTTCTTCGCTGGGCCAGTTTAAGCGCATGCTGTTTTGAGACATTTCCAAACCAGATACTGCTACTCCGCCTGCATTGGAAGCTTTTCCCGGTGCAAATAAAAGCTTGTGATCAATGAAAAGGTCTACGGCTTCCGCTGTCGACGGCATATTGGCACCTTCTGCAACCAGCTTGACGCCGTTTTCGATGAGATTGGCAGCATCTTTTTCATTTATTTCATTTTGTGTTGCACTGGGAAATGCACAATCCGCGCGATGATTCCATAAAGGGTTATATCCCAGGGATTCATCAACAGCTGTGTAAACAGCTTCAGGATATTTTTCAGTATATTCCTTGATTCTTCCGCGTTTAAAATTCTTCAGATCCATGACAAATGCCAGCTTATCCGCATCAATGCCGGCTTCATCATAGATATAACCGGAAGAATCCGAAAGTGTGACAGCTTTACCTCCCAGGTGCAGAATTTTTTCAATCGAATACTGCGCCACATTTCCAGAACCGGAAACAAGGCAGGTTTTTCCTTCCAGGCTGTCATTTTGTGTCGCCAGCATTTCAGACGCAAAATAGACGCAACCGTAACCTGTTGCTTCAGGACGGATCAGGCTTCCTCCCCAGTTAAGTCCTTTACCTGTTAATACACCGGTAAATTCATTGCTCAACTTCTTGTACATGCCAAACATATATCCGATTTCTCTTGCACCAACACCAATATCCCCGGCAGGTATATCGGTATTCGGGCCGATATGACGGTAAAGCTCCGACATAAAGCTCTGGCAGAATCGCATAACTTCATTATCTGATTTTCCTTTGGGATCAAAGTCGGAACCGCCTTTGCCGCCTCCGATTGGCAGAGTTGTCAAAGCGTTTTTAAACACCTGCTCAAAGCCCAGGAATTTTAATATGCTCAAATTAACTGACGGATGAAAGCGCAGCCCACCCTTGTAAGGCCCCAAGGCACTGTTCATCTCAACCCTGAATCCACGGTTTACATGCACTTGTCCTGCATCATCCACCCATGGCACCCGAAAGATTATGGTACGTTCAGGTTCTGTAATTCTTTCCAGAATGCGGTCCTGACCATATTCTGGATTCCGGTCTAAAACAGGTTTTATGGTTTCAACAACCTCTTTTACAGCCTGATGAAATTCTTTTTGTTCAGGGTCCTTTTGGTTTATTTTTTTTAGTATGTCCGACAAAAAAGTTCCTCCTTTAAATTTAATAATATCACTTTACACATTTTTTTTTGTATTTTTGTGTAAAGCAATGAATTCAGACCACAAATTTAAAAAATGTGTTCCAGTGTTATTGACTTTTATTATTGACTTTATTTTTTCATGGTCATGACGCATTGAGAATTTCTTCCGTTAATTTTCATCATCAGCGGCTTTTCTAATTGAATATGCCGCAAAAATGTCGTTTCTGACGCTGCAGAAAGAGATTCTATCCATTCCCAGTCAAAATAATCGTTTGATATGGTTGAAGATTCCTTACGAATCTCATCGACCGTGATATAATGCACACCCAAAGGTGTAATATTGTGAAAAAAATGAGACCCCTGGGAAGGATCAGCATTAATACTTTCATTTCTAAGCTCAATAATGGCACCTGCACCGGAAATGTTGCGCCACTTCACAGGTATTCCCAGATACCTGTCCGAAGATCCCCATCTGCCCGGACCCACCAGAAGATAAGAACGTTTTTGCTGAATCAATTGAGAATTTAATCTGTTGATCTCTTCAGCTATTTGTACGGTGGCTTCCGGTTTGAAATCACGGGGTTTTACATAAACGATATCTGTCATCTTATCATTGATGCCATTTCCAAGAGCATGGGATGAAAAGCAGAACCCATGATCGATTTCCTGTTGGGTAATATCTATTTTAAACTGATTTTCTTCAATGGCCATGGGCCGTATTTGCAGAAAAAAGAAATCGGTTTTACGATCCTGATCAGGATATAAATTCACCGAGAATTCAATCTCTACAGGAGTTCCGAAACTTTTACTCCCAAATGCCAGCAACTCTGTCAACAACCCGGAAATCGGCGGCATATTATATTTAAGAATCCTGGCAAATGTCAGCACCTTGGGGCCTGGCATGTCCCAAGTATCGCGAATACGATTCTCGCCAAGAACATAGGTGCTGGCAAGTGTCTGCACTGGAAATTCGTTATTTGCATCATTCACGGTTCTTTTTTCCAGATTCAGATGCTGATGAGCATTCAAATTATTATTTATTTTCAGCGCATAAAAAGAGTTTTGTGTATTCTGTAAAATATTTTCAACACTTGAAAATTCGGGTATTATGTTAGGATATTTGGGTGAGAACCGTAAGCTTTTCCCACCCTCTACAACGGTTTTGCCAAGTCCTAATGCAAAATGAGCAACCCCGTCTTCCGGTTTTATGCGGGAAAAAGGATAAAAATTATAAGACTGGGCAACGCCTGAAATGGCAGGATAAAAATAGTCTCCGTAATGATCGCCCGCAATCTCCTGAACAATAACCGCCATGGAAGTTGTAAACGGCTGATTAGAACCGTTTAAAGAAAAAAGCTTTGCATCTTCAGAATAGACAGATGCATAGACCAGCTTAATGGCTGCGATCATGTGATCAAGCCTGACTGACAGGCTGGCATGGTTGTTGGGAAGCTTATAGGTTTTATACAGACCGGCTGAAGGCGAAAAAGAAGCGTCTTCCAAATGATTGGAAGACCTGACAGCCAAAGGATAGTCCACCTGGGCAAGATAGGCTTCCAGATCTTTTATCAGCCACTCCGGCAATTGTGCATTTAAAAAACCCTCTTTAACTTCATCATCTGTAAAACCCAATTTTGAAAAACCTTGCAGGTTATTCATAGCCACAAAATCATCAAAAATATCCGTGCATATCACCATTGTTCTGGGAATTTTAATATTTATGCTTGAGTTGTTATTTTGAAGCTCTTCATGCTTGCTGAGAAGACCGAATACAAAGGCCAGACCACGGCCCTTTCCTCCCAGAGACCCTTGACCGATTTTAACAAATTCCCTGATATTCGGATCAAAATGATCTCTATTAAATTTTGAGACAATACCTTTTTGCCGTTTTTTTCTCAATTCGTTGATATTGGAAAGAATAAACTGCCGCAGTTCATCAGCACAATTAAAGTCGGAACTTTTAACTGCCCTGAATTTTAAGGCAAGATCAATTTCAAACCTGGCCATGAGCCAGTTGGAGAAATGATCCCGGTCTGCGTGGTATGCAATGGACTCTTTGGGAATTTTTGGCAGCTTTGCACCAAGCTGCAGAAGATTTTCTGCACGATCAATCTCTTGTTTATCAGGCAAACAAAAAACAAAATCACCAAAACCAAGATGGGTCTGAAAAAATTCATGCATATCCCGGGAAAGTGTTGAAGAGTTTTTATCTATAAATACTGCTGGAATTGTATCGGATTTTTCACGGTTTTCCGACTCCGAACTTATCAGAAGAAGCGGTACATTCCTGTTTTCATTTTTGATTTTAGACAGCAGGGCAATCCCTGCTTCAGGGTCTGTTTCACCGTTTCTTGGGAAACGGGTATCAGATATCACACAGAGAAGAAAGGATCGGTATTTTTCATAAAGCTCAATTGCCTCTTCATAATTTCTGGCCAGAAGCACCTTAGGCCTTGCACGCATTGTAAGCAGTTTTAAATTATCATTAAGGCTTATTTTCAATAAGGCCTGGGTCTGTGTTACAATTTCCTTATAGATAATCGGCAAAAAAAACGAATAATAGTCAGGAGAATCTTCCACCAGAATCAATACTCGTGTGTTACCAAGCTTTGTATCCTGGTCAACATTAAGGTGGTCCTCTGCATTTTTTATCAAAGCAATAAAAAGATCGGAATTCCCGGACCAGATATAAATATTGTCAATGCATTCCCCTAAAACATTTTCAGGCAAAGCGTATATTTCCCTGATGCTTGGAGATATGATGATAACCGGGAGATCTTTCTTGATTTCTTTTATTTTTTTTCCCAGGGAAAACAGATCCAGCTCTTCCAGATGAGGCACAATTAGTACCATGTCAAACTCTTTTTGACGCAAAAGAGACAGAGCTTCTTCTACAGAAGAGACACCGCTCACAGAAGGCGGATGAGAAAGGTTCATGCCGTTATATTCGTTGACTATTTTTGACGT belongs to Desulfobacula toluolica Tol2 and includes:
- a CDS encoding TolC family protein produces the protein MIFTGCQTPGAYRVDMDEKALDIIAEKQEQVLGMKKKFSIDRPGDMLRRQLFEHASLPVTGPVSLGTDQLSPVDHWPEPGFPKFPKAGNQRLPVLTGQLEIKLLQALEIGAQNNSDFQTKKEAVFQAALALYLEQDSFRNTLLGQIQSLASYDASKEPSQRGTLTSSEAEGSRQFKNGMTLTTALAIDLATLLTSGGSSSIGIAGDASLSIPFLRGSAKYIVTEPLQQAERNVVYAIMDFERFKKEFAVSVGSRYLTILKQLDAIKNTEEDYRSRIVSTRRSSRLADAGRLKEIEVDQSVQNELVARQRWISAREEYKQQMDAFKILIGLPPDADISLDKDELKHLADILAGKLSSKTAQEKGEVAQDQNNLPADAPVRLTEPDKGNAGLLELDTRTATELALANRLDLQTALGRVFDAQRTVVAAADDLGAELTLLGSASIGERRAITTADLDNARLRTDKGIFSALLTLDLPFERTAEAVIYRNSFIELEQAVRDVQDLEDNVKLSVRSRLRDLLEARETLHIQAKAVLVALKRVKSINMFMDAGRAETRDLLEAQDALLSAQLSLTSARVNYRIAELEIQRDMGVLKVTDTGMWQEYSLEKDNNAEK
- the prxU gene encoding thioredoxin-dependent peroxiredoxin (Most members of this family contain a selenocysteine.), encoding MAEEVKAGCARPSGGPVEEITLEESNETQTPKKGTKLMMQLGKKAPDFTAPGYQNGNFININLSDYLGKWVLLCFYPGDFTFVUATEISAVAEKYAEYQKLGVEVLSISVDSMFVHKMWNDNELSKMVDGGVPFPMLSDAGGRVGQVYGVYDQDAGVEMRGRFIIDPDGVVQGYEVLTPPVGRNINETLRQVQAFQLVRESKGTQATPSGWKPGKITLKPGPDLVGNVWKEWKTTMAFD
- a CDS encoding ATP-binding protein is translated as MGKKNEHIMPGKKKQIVRISIGRKLIIAFLLLSIVPMSTVAYYNLTQSRNEVTRLAKSELEDLSYHTARFIDQLLVENQRNAANLAGNPTIVQFMSESGKNSLPLKEKTYQVLQNFVDNHPDYNAPGLFDANGIVLASLTDILVGKNRSFRDYFQISITGQPYISDILVGRSTRQPGVFLSHPVKSSQGKILGINIAWLKADTIWKIIDDIHVGKKKFAYLIDQDGVIIAHPNRDLLYHSLGKISPESVSTISSTLRFGTIPNTKTPLIPESLGMDQLAYKVLSIRESDTFRYYSPLDYKYHIAGYSRLKKQTWTVVVDLPESEFLASLNRIKTLAYISIGLVTIITVMISILLANTITFPVRRLTETAAKVTSTTPFNPSSIADVTSGNDEIAYLGQVLSEMVLSLQASEENLREKKQFIESIVNLSPDILYIYDIIDKKNVYSNNGIRKILGFSSKEIQEMGNTLIPQLMHPDDFKFYVNHTYPRYFKTADNDSIFHQVRMKHKNGSWHWLDCIEMIYLREPDGSPKQIFGVIHDITAQKQAENEKLKAEQYAANQEKQAIVGQIAGKMAHDFNNILGIIMGNTELSLLYCNDPEITKILELIFDQTIRGKNLTKNLVAFAKDQEPKYEFFNISEKIDLVLKLLKKDLEQIKLIKEYEQGIPDLLADPGMIEHTLINMIQNSIHALSNSGHPEIMIRTYCLADTICIEIEDNGCGIPEEHIKNIYEQSFTLKGKQDKTSSYKKIIKGTGYGMSNVKKYIEQHKGTIRVESEVGLSTKFTISLPIINKELTTEEKKEILISKSYFSKYILLVEDEPGISDVQYKLLSKEPFNNKVDIAPNGQVAIDLFERNTYDFVSLDYILPGEINGLGVYRHIRKKNQNIPILFLSGNIEFLESIKELKQNDAHIDHLSKPCRNIDYINGINKLMAMALV
- a CDS encoding GAF and ANTAR domain-containing protein gives rise to the protein MENDSEVEAMCVMANQVQDIIKISEAMTYEKYIDDVLNLIVTVTATITQITTCSLWLIDKRENPLTIRLKTSRGIDTDLFYHKSLALNQGVVGMVATYKKPLIIADVLKDRQFKEKDMARRSGIVSMLGVPIVYKNDKLLGVLNCFTTKPHEFSKTEVNLMSNLADQAAISIFNTELMVRAELAKEELNTHDLLMRANNVLMQQRKIAADEASDWIQQCSDASCMSLRHVAEAILLTCPLPHNTSYFS